A genomic region of Lodderomyces elongisporus chromosome 5, complete sequence contains the following coding sequences:
- a CDS encoding uncharacterized protein (BUSCO:EOG09261HZD) encodes MPDYSTSNNLYLGFDLSTQQLKIIVTNEHLHALNTYNVEFDSVYKDKYGIHKGVISGKDGEIVSPVLMWLDAIDHLFAEMKNEKFPFEKVVGISGSGQQHGSIYWSHDADKLLGELNPELDLSQQLPEALSWEMSPNWQDHSTIPEANVFHDVVGKENLARITGSRAHLRFTGLQIRKFVTRSHGKEYQHTARISLVSSFVTSVLLGHIAELEQSDACGMNLYDINKQDYDDELLAIAAGVSTKADGVAKSDPKYQESIDALKQKLGPIKPITYKAAGNISPYFVSKYGFSQDCKVYSFTGDNLATIISLPLQPNDCLVSLGTSTTVLLITENYQPSSQYHLFKHPTMPNHYMGMICYSNGALAREKARDEINKAHKVANPKSWDQFNAILDKSHSFNGKLGIYFPIGEIVPQAPAQTIRAVLDKGGDNNNNNNNNNNNNKNNNNNTNHNGEYKVTSCELDTHDFVIDDDALAIVESQTLSCRLRAGPMLSKSGNSQTTSSENKEIYQSVVDKFGELYTDGKKQTVESLTSRPNKCYYVGGASNNMSIIKKMSQILGAVNGNFKVEIPNACALGGAYKASWSHECEVEDKMIPYDQYIAKLFKVSEELESFSDKDLWHEYFEGVGMLARMENDLLKAD; translated from the coding sequence ATGCCGGACTACTCAACCTCTAACAATCTCTACCTCGGATTCGACCTATCGACACAACAactcaaaatcattgtAACCAATGAACACCTCCACGCACTAAACACCTACAATGTCGAGTTTGACTCAGTTTACAAAGACAAATACGGGATACACAAGGGCGTCATTTCGGGCAAAGATGGGGAAATCGTGAGTCCCGTATTGATGTGGCTAGATGCAATTGACCACTTGTTTGCCGAGATGAAGAATGAGAAATTCCCATTTGAAAAGGTTGTCGGTATCAGTGGAAGCGGCCAGCAACACGGGTCCATCTACTGGTCTCATGATGCAGACAAGCTCCTTGGCGAATTGAACCCAGAACTTGACTTGAGTCAACAACTACCGGAAGCCTTGAGCTGGGAAATGTCACCCAACTGGCAGGACCACTCAACAATACCCGAGGCAAACGTGTTTCACGATGTAGTGGGCAAGGAAAACTTGGCACGCATTACAGGCTCCAGAGCCCACTTGAGATTTACCGGCTTACAAATTAGAAAATTTGTAACTAGATCACACGGGAAAGAATACCAGCACACTGCAAGAATATCGCTCGTAAGTTCATTTGTCACTAGTGTGCTATTGGGCCATATAGCTGAACTAGAACAAAGTGACGCATGTGGAATGAACTTGTATGATATCAACAAACAAGACTATGATGACGAGCTATTGGCGATTGCAGCCGGCGTCTCTACAAAAGCTGACGGCGTAGCCAAATCCGATCCCAAGTACCAAGAATCGATTGACgcattgaaacaaaaattaggCCCTATCAAGCCCATTACTTACAAAGCAGCTGGTAATATATCACCTTACTTTGTGTCCAAGTATGGCTTTTCACAAGATTGCAAAGTCTATTCATTTACAGGCGACAACTTGGCAACAATTATCTCGCTCCCATTACAACCAAACGACtgtcttgtttctttgggAACCTCAACAACGGTTTTGCTCATTACGGAAAACTACCAACCATCATCACAATACCATTTATTCAAACACCCCACGATGCCCAACCACTATATGGGTATGATTTGCTATTCCAATGGCGCGTTGGCGAGAGAAAAAGCCAGAGACGAAATCAATAAAGCGCACAAAGTTGCAAACCCCAAATCGTGGGACCAATTCAACGCCATTTTGGACAAGAGCCACTCGTTTAATGGGAAATTGGGCATTTACTTCCCAATAGGAGAAATTGTACCACAAGCACCAGCACAAACAATTAGAGCAGTGCTAGACAAAGGTGGcgataacaataacaataacaataacaataacaataacaacaaaaacaacaacaacaacactaaCCATAATGGTGAATATAAAGTAACCTCGTGTGAGTTGGATACACACGATTTTGTTATTGACGATGATGCACTTGCTATTGTCGAGAGTCAAACATTGAGTTGTCGATTGAGAGCAGGGCCGATGCTAAGCAAATCGGGAAATAGTCAGACTACAAGTTCTGAAAACAAGGAGATTTACCAATCGGTGGTTGACAAGTTTGGAGAATTGTATACCGATGGCAAGAAACAAACTGTTGAGTCATTGACTTCAAGACCCAACAAGTGCTACTATGTAGGCGGTGCTTCGAACAATATGAGCATTATCAAAAAGATGTCGCAGATATTGGGTGCGGTTAACGGCAATTTTAAAGTTGAGATTCCAAATGCATGTGCACTTGGCGGTGCATATAAGGCTAGCTGGAGCCACGAGTGCGAAGTTGAAGATAAGATGATCCCCTATGATCAATACATTGCCAAGTTGTTCAAGGTGAGTGAGGAATTGGAGAGTTTTTCAGATAAAGATTTATGGCACGAGTATTTCGAAGGTGTTGGAATGTTGGCTAGGATGGAGAATGACTTGTTGAAAGCCGATTAG
- the LYS1_2 gene encoding Saccharopine dehydrogenase (BUSCO:EOG09262XGK) — MSSNPVILHLRAETKPLEARAALTPTTTKQLLDAGFKVYVEESSQSTFNAKEYEAVGAEIVPEGSWKDAPKDRIIFGLKELPENDTFPLVHTHIQFAHCYKNQAGWEKVLGRFPAGNGTLYDLEFLENDQGRRVAAFGFYAGFAGAAIGVLDWAFKQLHGDDENLPGVSPYPNEDALIKDVKTELDKALAKNGGKYPTALVIGALGRCGSGAIDLFKKVGIPDDNVAKWDMAETAKGGPFKEIVDTNIFVNCIYLSQPIAPFINYETLNVPERKLTTIVDVSADTTNPHNPIPVYEIATVFNDPTVPVKTTAGPKLSVCSIDHLPSLLPREASEFFSKDLMPSLLQLPERDTAPVWVRAKQLFDKNVARL; from the coding sequence ATGAGCAGTAATCCAGTTATCCTCCACTTAAGAGCAGAGACTAAACCATTGGAAGCTAGAGCAGCTTTGACGCCAACCACAACCAAGCAATTGCTCGATGCAGGCTTCAAGGTCTACGTTGAAGAGAGCTCGCAATCAACATTCAATGCAAAGGAATATGAAGCCGTTGGCGCTGAAATTGTTCCAGAAGGTTCATGGAAAGATGCCCCCAAGGATCGTATCATCTTTGGCTTGAAAGAATTGCCAGAAAATGATACATTCCCACTTGTCCATACCCACATTCAGTTTGCACACTGCTACAAAAACCAAGCTGGTTGGGAGAAAGTCCTTGGCCGTTTCCCTGCTGGAAACGGTACATTGTACGATTTGGAGTTTTTGGAGAATGACCAAGGTAGAAGGGTTGCTGCATTTGGGTTCTATGCTGGTTTTGCAGGTGCTGCAATTGGTGTGTTGGACTGGGCTTTTAAACAATTACATGGCGATGACGAGAACTTGCCCGGCGTTTCCCCATACCCTAATGAAGATGCATTGATTAAAGATGTCAAGACCGAATTGGACAAGGCATTGGCCAAGAATGGTGGAAAATACCCTACCGCCTTGGTCATTGGTGCTCTTGGTAGATGTGGTTCCGGTGCGATTGACTTGTTCAAAAAAGTGGGCATTCCAGACGACAATGTTGCCAAGTGGGATATGGCGGAAACAGCAAAAGGTGGTCCTTTCAAAGAGATTGTTGACACCAACATCTTTGTCAACTGTATCTACTTGTCGCAACCAATTGCACCATTTATCAACTACGAGACTTTGAACGTTCCAGAGAGAAAATTGACCACCATTGTCGACGTCAGTGCCGATACTACTAACCCACACAACCCAATTCCTGTTTACGAAATAGCTACAGTGTTTAATGATCCAACCGTGCCAGTCAAGACCACCGCAGGACCAAAGTTGTCAGTATGTTCGATAGACCACTTACCAAGTTTATTGCCAAGGGAGGCCTCAGAGTTTTTCTCAAAAGATTTGATGCCAAGCTTGTTGCAATTACCAGAAAGAGACACGGCACCAGTATGGGTGAGAGCCAAACAATTGTTTGACAAAAACGTTGCTCGCTTATAG
- the MAK11 gene encoding Protein mak11, with translation MGKSAKFKSTNASEAPKAVEKEIKSALKGSTATITTQPSVTSNVSSTKSSLNPIQFRIFVGSYEHNLLCLSVILDPKNVKEPVFQPIFHFQAHSLSIKSIDLAKRYLVTGSNDEHIRIYDLQKRKELGTLLSHQGTITALRFSREGTNTTSEDADATAESLHAGKWLLSGSEDGKIIIWRTKDWEVFATLKGHSDKINDLSIHPSGRVAISVSQDKTIRLWNLMTAKKAAVLKIKGRDHLGHSGQFVRWSSNGQFFVVGLNNSILLYKTSTAKIAKKLKFKSTLMCIEIVKFDNKEWMIIGFGDGSIGFYDFEEIIESLEEGDGKDKDNEDAVADSNENTSIDAVFLLRGHTNRIKDVQFYQSVDTQDIPFLISVSSDGKVVIWNLSIKDQVAIYDTGERLNCVVCAPEHIEKVETMKKRFADEEEGEAELDGSEYETDGEEIKTIMSGKQNKRGKSRNGKNNHNNKKKRKVKVTLE, from the coding sequence ATGGGGAAGTCAGCTAAATTCAAGTCTACCAATGCCAGTGAAGCACCCAAAGcagttgaaaaagaaatcaagTCAGCATTGAAGGGAAGTACAGCTACAATCACGACGCAACCATCGGTAACGTCGAATGTATCTAGCACCAAATCTAGTCTTAATCCTATCCAGTTTCGAATATTTGTAGGATCTTATGAACATAAccttctttgtctttccGTTATTCTTGACCCCAAGAATGTCAAAGAACCAGTTTTCCAGCctattttccatttccaagCACATTCACTCTCCATCAAGTCGATCGACTTGGCTAAAAGGTATCTTGTCACTGGATCAAACGATGAGCATATTAGGATATACGATTTGCAGAAGCGTAAGGAATTGGGGACCTTGTTATCACACCAGGGTACAATCACTGCATTGAGATTCTCTAGAGAGGGTACCAATACAACGTCGGAGGATGCAGATGCTACTGCAGAAAGCTTGCATGCAGGCAAGTGGCTTCTCTCCGGCTCAGAGGATGGTAAGATTATTATTTGGAGAACCAAAGATTGGGAagtttttgcaacactTAAAGGTCACCTGGACAAGATTAATGATCTCAGCATTCATCCTTCGGGACGAGTTGCAATAAGTGTTTCTCAAGACAAAACCATCCGTTTGTGGAATCTTATGACCGCAAAGAAAGCCGCTGTATTGAAGATCAAGGGTCGTGACCATTTGGGCCATTCGGGGCAATTTGTCAGATGGAGCAGTAATGGGcagttttttgttgttggatTGAACAATCTGATATTGCTTTACAAGACTTCTACTGCCAAAATTGCCAAGAAATTAAAGTTCAAGAGTACCTTGATGTGCATAGAGATTGTCAAGTTTGACAATAAAGAGTGGATGATTATAGGGTTTGGAGATGGTCTGATTGGATTTTACGATTTCGAAGAGATTATAGAGTCCTTGGAAGAAGGAGACggaaaagataaagataatGAAGATGCAGTGGCAGACAGCAATGAGAACACTTCTATTGATGCGGTCTTTTTGCTTCGTGGACATACCAATCGTATCAAGGATGTGCAATTTTACCAAAGTGTAGACACGCAGGATATTCCATTCCTAATTTCAGTTTCATCGGATGGTAAAGTTGTTATTTGGAACTTGTCGATAAAAGACCAGGTGGCTATCTATGATACTGGTGAGAGGCTCAattgtgttgtttgtgCACCAGAAcatattgaaaaagttgagACCATGAAGAAACGTTTTGCTGACGAAGAAGAGGGAGAAGCCGAACTCGATGGGTCAGAATACGAAACTGATGGTGAAGAGATCAAGACCATTATGAGtggaaagcaaaacaaaaggggAAAGAGCAGAAATGGCAAGAACAACCACAataacaagaagaaaagaaaagttaaAGTAACATTAGAATAA